A window of the Arachis duranensis cultivar V14167 chromosome 5, aradu.V14167.gnm2.J7QH, whole genome shotgun sequence genome harbors these coding sequences:
- the LOC107491421 gene encoding uncharacterized protein LOC107491421 (The sequence of the model RefSeq protein was modified relative to this genomic sequence to represent the inferred CDS: added 50 bases not found in genome assembly) yields MSQQEYGYAIELYLDPALENQVLKAWNALARRQISTHLIDMASRPHITLFSFPSSSLDPSKFDSILEPFASKQEPLPLSFSSIGSLSGDSNLLFLSPTPTLSLLQLHSQLSDALRKEGVEVPADYSVDNWIPHCSVAKHVPKPRMAEGFSVLRDLKLPVTGYAVDIALVEFSPVRELFSFVLGTALGS; encoded by the exons ATGTCGCAACAAGAATACGGTTACGCCATCGAACTCTACTTGGACCCGGCGCTGGAGAACCAGGTCCTGAAAGCATGGAACGCCCTCGCCCGCCGCCAAATCAGCACTCACCTCATCGACATGGCC TTCCAAATTCGACTCCATCCTCGAACCCTTCGCTTCAAAGCAAGAGCCTCTTCCcctctccttctcctccatcgGCTCTCTCTCCGGCGACTCCAAcctcctctttctctctcccacTCCCACGCTTTCCCTCTTGCAGCTCCACTCTCAGCTCTCCGATGCCTTGAGGAAAGAAGGCGTTGAGGTTCCCGCTGACTATTCCGTTGACAATTGGATCCCTCATTGCTCCGTTGCCAAGCACGTTCCCAAGCCCAGAATGGCCGAAGGATTCTCTGTTTTGAGGGATTTGAAGCTTCCTGTTACTGGCTATGCTGTTGACATTGCCCTCGTCGAGTTTTCGCCCGTTCGCGAGCTCTTCTCCTTTGTTCTTGGCACTGCTCTTGGATCTTGA